In Pelomicrobium methylotrophicum, the DNA window GCTACGACGGCAAGGGACAGGCGTCGGTAGCCGGCCCGGCGGAAGCCCTGCGCGCCTGGCGCGCCATGGGCGGCGAGCCGTGCGTGCTCGAAAAGCGAATGTCCCTGGCGGCGGAGGTGTCGGTGGTGGTGGCGCGGGATTTCGCGGGCCGCGTATGCACTTTCCCGGTCGCGGAGAACCAGCACCGCCACGGCATTCTCGACGTCTCGATCGTACCGGCCCGGGTGCCGGAGACGCTCGCGGAACAGGCAAGGAGCGTCGCGGTCGCCGTCGCCCAGGCCTTGGACTATCGCGGGGTGCTGTGCGTGGAGATGTTTGTGCTGGGGGACGGACGGCTGCTGGTCAACGAAATCGCTCCGCGACCCCACAATAGCGGCCATTACACCCTGGACGCCTGCGTCACTTCCCAGTTCGAGCAGCAAGTGCGGGTGCTGGCAGGGCTACCGCTTGGCGACCCCGGGCTGCACTGCCCCGCGGTGATGGTGAACCTGCTCGGCGACCTGTGGGCCCACGGCGAGCCCGACTGGCGTCTGGTGCTCGAGCACCCGCGGGCAAAGCTCCACCTGTACGGCAAGCGTGAGGCGCGGCCGCGCCGCAAAATGGGCCATTACACGGTGCTCGCGGATTCGGTCGAAGCAGCGCTTTCCACGGCGCTGGCCATCAAGGAGCGGCTCGAGCGCTCTTCCCGTGCTGCCCCGGCGCAGCCCGCACGGGCCTGACGGCGTTGCAAAGGCACCCATGAGCGAGCCGGCCACCCCTCTTTTCACCTCCAGCGTCACCAGCCTGCCGTTCCTGCACCGCGGCAAGGTGCGGGATATCTACGCCGTGGGACAGGACAAGCTCCTCATCATCCAGACCGACCGGCTGTCCGCTTTCGACGTGGTGCTGCCGACGCCGGTGCCCGGCAAGGGGCAGGTGCTCACGGCCCTGTCCAAGTTCTGGTTCCGCAAGCTCGCCGCCGTCGTGCCCCATCACCTGACGGACATCGACCCGGAAGCGGTGGTCGATCCCCGCGAGCGCGACCAGGTGGCAGGCCGCGCGTTCGTCGTGCGGCGCTTTACACCCCTGCCCATCGAAGCGGTGGTGCGCGGCTACCTCGCCGGCTCGGCCTGGAAGGACTACCGGGCAAGCGGTCGGGTTTGCGGCATGGCACTGCCGCCCGGCCTCAAGGAAGCGGATAAGCTCCCCGAGCCCCTCTTCACTCCGGCCACCAAGGCGCCGGCGGGCGCCCACGATGAGAACATCAGCTTCGAAGAAATGGCCCGTACCCTCGGGCGTGAGCGGGCGGAAAAGGTGCGCGCCGTGGCCCTTCGCCTCTACACGGAGGCGGCCCGGTACGCCGAAAGCCGGGGCATCCTCATCGCCGACACCAAGTTCGAGTTCGGCGTGGACGAGGCGGGCGAGCTGTTCCTGATCGACGAAGCGCTCACGCCCGACTCCTCCCGCTTCTGGCCCCGGGACCAGTATCGGCCGGGAACGAGCCCTCCCAGCTTCGACAAGCAGTTCGTGCGCGATTGGCTCGAAAGCCAATCCTGGGACAAGAAAGCACCGGCGCCGGCGCTTCCCCCCGACATCCTGGCCAAGACCGCCGAGAAGTACCAGGAAGCGCTCAGACGGTTGACGGGCTGAGCGTGCACCGCCCCCCGTCCAGGAAACTCGACGCAGGGCCCTGAGAAAAAGCGCTTTTTAAGACGCTTGACTGCGCGCCCTCGGCGCTCCTGGCGTTGGAAAAGGGCGCTGCCCTGCGCCTTCCGCGTTAAACTCAACCCATGCTGGAGCGCGAAATCGCCAAAGCGGTGGCTATCCTGCGGGCCGGGGGCCTGGTAGCCTTTCCCACCGAGACCGTGTACGGCCTCGGGGCGGACGCCCGCAACCCGGGGGCGGTGGCCAAGATCTTCGCCGCCAAGGGCCGGCCCCAGACGCACCCGGTCATCGTGCACTTGGCTGAAGCTGGGCAGCTGGAAGAATGGGCGTGGCCGGTGCCCGAAAGCGCGCGACGGCTCGCCGCCCGCTTCTGGCCCGGACCGCTCACGCTGATCCTACGGCGCAGGCCCAGCGTTCCCGACGCGGTGACGGGCGGCCAGGAGACGGTAGGCCTGCGGGTGCCCGCGCATCCCATGGCGCAGCGGCTGCTGCGGGCCTTCGGCGGCGGCATCGCCGCCCCTTCCGCCAACCGCTTCGGCCGCCTCAGTCCCACCACCGCCCAACACGTGGAGGCGGAGCTGGATGGCGCCGTGGACCTCATTCTCGACGGCGGCCCATGTCCGGTGGGGATCGAGTCCACCATCGCCGACTGCTCCGGCGAGCGCCCGACGCTGCTGCGGCCCGGCCACATCACGCGGCAAGCGCTGGAGGAGGCGCTCGGGCTTCCGGTCGAGGCGGCCGACGCCGGCGCGCCGCGCGCCCCGGGGCGGCTGCCCGCCCACTACGCGCCGCTCACCCCCCTCGTGCTCGTGGACTCGGCGGCCCTGGTGGGGCTGGCGGCGAGGACTCCCCCGGAGCGGGTGGCGGTGCTGGCGCGATCCGATCCGCCACCGGACGCCCCCCACCTGGTCTGGGTCAAGGCCCCCGAGGACCCGGCCGGGTTCGCCCGGGAGCTCTATGCCCACCTGCGCCAGCTCGACCGCTCGGGCTGCAGCGTGATCCTGGTGGAAGAGCCTCCGCCGGCCCCCGAGTGGGCCGCGGTGTTGGACCGGCTCACCCGGGCCGCTGCGGGCTCGCCGCCCCTGGCGGCGTGAAAAGGCGGGACGCTCGGCCGACTCGCTACCTCGCGGCCGCGAGGGTGCGGTCGAGAAAGGCGCCCACTTCTGCGGCGAGCGCGCTCTCGTGGCCGTTGAAGAAATGGTCGGCGCCCTTCACCGTCACTTGGGCGGAGCCGGGGATGCGCTCAATCGCCGCCGCCCGCTGCGGTGCGGCCGCGAGCACTTGGGGAAAGTCCTGCTCGCCGTAGAGGTCGAGCACCGGGATCTTGAGGTTCTGGGCATCCTTGAAGGGGCCGGAATGGCCGATGGCCACCCACGCGGACACGGGGGCGTGGGCGTGGTTCACGAGGTAGTACGCGCTCATGCGCGCCCCCAGGCTGTGGGAGACGAGGGCGATCTTCGAATAGCCCTTCGCTTTCAGATAGGCCACCGCCGCGGCCAGGCGCTGCGCAGCTTCGGGGAAGGTCTGCTCGTATTGTTCAGGCTTGGCTTCCGCGGCGAGCACCGGCATCTGGACCGACAGGGTGGTATAGCCCATGTCGGGCAACTGGCTGCGCAGCGTGCTGATGAGCCCCCAGTCGGGGTGCACGCCCATGCCGTGGACCACCACGACCGCCGCCTTGGCGTTTTTCGTCTCGGTGTAGATGGCGAGAAAGCGCCGTCCGTGGGGGTCGGTCAGGGTCACCGGCTCCCCGACCACGATGCCCGGCACGATCTCTTCGGCCCACTTTTTCTCGCGGGCGTAATCCGCGGCGCTCCACGCCGGCGACGCGGCGAGGAGGGCGGTCAGCGTCCAGGCTCCGATTCGTATCCCAGCCAGCATTGGCTCAGCACCTCCTTGATCCATCTAAGTTCCGGGTCCAGAGTCTCTGCCACTTGACCCCCGCCTGGCACCGCCTTGAGCAGGCGTAGCCTTCCGCTTTTCACGTTTGCCTCCCGTACCGGATAGTCCAGCCGGGCATAGCGTTCTCTCTCCAACACCGTTTCTTCTTCGGGGGCGTCACGGAACCAGATCCATTGGGCCACGAAGCCGTCCGCCAGGGCAGCCAAGGCCTGATGCTCCCGTTCCTCGATGGGCAGGGGAGGATCGAGGGTCTCGTGTTCGTAGCGCTCTTTTCCGAGGTCGATGGTCCAGGCCTCGCCCCACCGGGGCTCGGCGCCCGCCGTGGCCTGGAGCCGGGCCGTCTCGCCTTGGCGCGTGAGGCGAAAGAAGGCATCCCGATCCGCGGTGACGGCGTAGCCGAGGTGGACATCCGGGGACAAGGGCAGCAGGGCAAAGGCGAGACCCAGCCTCCCGCCGGGCTCCACGCGCACGTAAAGCGGCACGTCGTCCACGAGCGGTGCGCCGCCGGCCGGGCCCTCCGTGTGCTCCAGGAGCTTGCCCGCCTGGATGACGGCGCTGCCGCGGGTGGCCTCGGCGGCGGAGAACCATTCCACGGTGATGCGCAAGTCGGGCGATTCCTGGGAGGCGGCGACGAAGGGAGGAAAGGGGAGGCCGCCGCTCACCTTGAGGTCGTAGCGCAGCAGGTTCTCGGCGGCATGTTCCCGGAATTCGCCTTCGAGCCGTTCTTCGGTCAGCAGCCCCGCCAAACGGTTCCGGAAGCGCTTGAGTGCCCCTGGGTCCCCGGTCACCTCGATGTGGGCATGGATCAGAAGACCCATGGTTGCTTTCTCTCCACCGTCCTGGCGGCAATGATAGCCGAGAACCGGGGACTTGTACGCCCGCGGCGAAGGAGAGAGCTCTGGAACCTGCTTCACGCCCTACGGGCGTTTCAGACGAGTGCGCCCGTTTACTTTCTCGGCAACAAACTCTGTAGCGTAGCCGTCATGACCGAAGCTCGAATTCGTTGCGCGGTACGCCGGATTGCCGAATGATCGACTGAAGGGTGCCTATGCGAAGTTCAGAATGATTCGGTACTGGAACCGTAATCGTGGTGTTTGCCAGCCTTTCTGCATGACAATGTGGCTGCCGCGCCGGCGCACTTCAACAAACCCGTAACGAGTGAGAATGGCACAAACCTCTTTGCCCGAAAGAATGCGCAGCTTACCCAACGGCCACGCCCACTCGCGTCACGAACACCTCCTCATGAAATCGCTGGGCGATCTCCTCAGGTGATGCGGACTGGAAGAAGAGCTCAAGGGCCTCCCGCAGATTGTCACGCGCCTGTTCAATGGTGTCGCCTTGACTCGCGATATCCAGTTCCGGGCAGAGCGCCACATAGCCGTCTCCTTCCCGCTCGATGATTGCAGTAAGTTGTTTTTCCATAGCCTCTGCTCCGTTTATGAATGCGGCGCCCGGCCTGATTTAGGCAGCTCAGAGTCTAGCCATGCTTGCTGGCTAGGGCAAGCGAGACCGCCCTTACTGTTGCGCATATCATTGAGAGGAGTGTTCTAGGGCTGAGGAGCGAGCAGCGCCTGCTCCAGCACCCGCGCGGCATGCAGCGCGGTGCGCCCCGCGCCGTCCCGGATCTGGTGGCGACAGCTTGTGCCGTCGGCGACCACAAGGGTATCGGGGCCGGCGGCGCGCACCGCGGGCAGCAGCGCCGCTTCCGCCATCCTGAGCGACAGGTCGATATGCGCCGCGTCGAAGCCGAAGGCGCCGGCCATGCCGCAGCAGGACGATTCGATGGTCTCGACCTCGAGCCCCGGGATCATCTTGAGGATCTCCACCACCGAAGGCAGCGCCCCGAACGCTTTCTGGTGGCAGTGGCCGTGCACCAGCGCGCGGGAAGCCTTGAGAGAACCGAAGGAGAGCTCGAGCCGGCCCGCTCCCTGCTCGCGCACGAGGAACTCTTCGAACAGCAGCGCCTGGCGGGCCAGGGCCTTCGCTTCCGCTCCCGGAAGCATCGCCGGCAGCTCATCGCGCAACGTGAGCAGGCACGAAGGCTCCAGACCCACGACGGCCATGCCCCGCTGCACAAAGGGTTTAAGGGCGGCCAATAGACGCCGCGCTTCCTCCCGGGCTTCTTCCACCATGCCGGCGGCGAGATACGTGCGTCCGCA includes these proteins:
- a CDS encoding 5-(carboxyamino)imidazole ribonucleotide synthase, producing the protein MIPPGATLGLLGGGQLGRMFTMAAQRMGYRVAVLDPGLHSPAGDVADEHILADYDDPEGLAHLARSCAAATTEFENVPAEALRFLAQYCVVSPAADSVAVAQDRIREKEFLAGAGFEVTPFAVIREGTELEGFGAGMLYPGILKVSRFGYDGKGQASVAGPAEALRAWRAMGGEPCVLEKRMSLAAEVSVVVARDFAGRVCTFPVAENQHRHGILDVSIVPARVPETLAEQARSVAVAVAQALDYRGVLCVEMFVLGDGRLLVNEIAPRPHNSGHYTLDACVTSQFEQQVRVLAGLPLGDPGLHCPAVMVNLLGDLWAHGEPDWRLVLEHPRAKLHLYGKREARPRRKMGHYTVLADSVEAALSTALAIKERLERSSRAAPAQPARA
- a CDS encoding phosphoribosylaminoimidazolesuccinocarboxamide synthase, whose protein sequence is MSEPATPLFTSSVTSLPFLHRGKVRDIYAVGQDKLLIIQTDRLSAFDVVLPTPVPGKGQVLTALSKFWFRKLAAVVPHHLTDIDPEAVVDPRERDQVAGRAFVVRRFTPLPIEAVVRGYLAGSAWKDYRASGRVCGMALPPGLKEADKLPEPLFTPATKAPAGAHDENISFEEMARTLGRERAEKVRAVALRLYTEAARYAESRGILIADTKFEFGVDEAGELFLIDEALTPDSSRFWPRDQYRPGTSPPSFDKQFVRDWLESQSWDKKAPAPALPPDILAKTAEKYQEALRRLTG
- a CDS encoding L-threonylcarbamoyladenylate synthase encodes the protein MLEREIAKAVAILRAGGLVAFPTETVYGLGADARNPGAVAKIFAAKGRPQTHPVIVHLAEAGQLEEWAWPVPESARRLAARFWPGPLTLILRRRPSVPDAVTGGQETVGLRVPAHPMAQRLLRAFGGGIAAPSANRFGRLSPTTAQHVEAELDGAVDLILDGGPCPVGIESTIADCSGERPTLLRPGHITRQALEEALGLPVEAADAGAPRAPGRLPAHYAPLTPLVLVDSAALVGLAARTPPERVAVLARSDPPPDAPHLVWVKAPEDPAGFARELYAHLRQLDRSGCSVILVEEPPPAPEWAAVLDRLTRAAAGSPPLAA
- a CDS encoding DUF3530 family protein; amino-acid sequence: MLAGIRIGAWTLTALLAASPAWSAADYAREKKWAEEIVPGIVVGEPVTLTDPHGRRFLAIYTETKNAKAAVVVVHGMGVHPDWGLISTLRSQLPDMGYTTLSVQMPVLAAEAKPEQYEQTFPEAAQRLAAAVAYLKAKGYSKIALVSHSLGARMSAYYLVNHAHAPVSAWVAIGHSGPFKDAQNLKIPVLDLYGEQDFPQVLAAAPQRAAAIERIPGSAQVTVKGADHFFNGHESALAAEVGAFLDRTLAAAR
- a CDS encoding type II toxin-antitoxin system HicB family antitoxin, with the translated sequence MEKQLTAIIEREGDGYVALCPELDIASQGDTIEQARDNLREALELFFQSASPEEIAQRFHEEVFVTRVGVAVG